CTCCAGATTCCGCAGGGTGCTGAGGTAATTGACCTCAGCAATGCCACGGTGTTACCCGGTTTGATGGATTGCCACACGCACCTTTCGGGGGAGCCCGGCGACAACTATTACGAAGACATGTTCCGCAAAACGCCCATCGACGCGGCGGTGGTGGCGCACTTATATGCCAAACGGACCCTGGAAGCTGGTTTCACAATGGTGCGCGACCTAGGTGGCAGCAATCTGATTGACGTATCGTTACGCAATGCCATTAATGCCGGCACCATTCCGGGCCCACGCATGCTGGTCGCCACTTTTGCCCTCAGTGCCACCGGCGGCCACGGCGACCCCACAACTGGTTTCTCGCCCAACCTAGCTTTCAAGGGCAACCCCGACTACACGGGCGTAGCCGACGGACCCGAGGAAATTCGTAAGCGCGTGCGCAACAACGTAAAATTTGGCGCCGACTGGATCAAGGTACTTGCCACGGCTGGTGTGCTCAGCGAAGAAGGTAGCGCGGGTGCTGCCCTTTACTCCTTAGAGGAGCTAAAAGCCGTGGTAGACGAGGCCCACCGCTGGGGGCGCAAAGTGGCTGCTCACGCACACGGTGCCGAGGGCATCAAGTTAGCTGTGCAAGCCGGCGTCACTAGCATCGAGCACGGTAGTCTGCTGGATGAAGAAGGAATCCGGATGATGAAGAAAAATGGCACGTGGCTCGTGGCCGACATTTATGATGACGATTACATTCTGAGCGAGTACGCCAAGAAAGGCTTCCCCGAGAAGATCATTGAGAAGGAACGCTCGGTGGGCCGTTTGCAGCGCGAAAACTTTCAAAAAGCCGTAAAGGCTGGTGTGAAGGTAGCCTACGGCACCGACGCAGCCGTGTACCCCCACGGCGGCAACGGCAAGCAGTTTTTCTACATGGTAAAGTTTGGGCTCACCCCCATGCAGGCCATTCAGTCGGCCACCATCAACGCCGCCGACCTGCTAGAGTGGAAAGACCGCACCGGTTCTATTACCAAGGGTAAACTGGCCGACATCGTGGCTGTGCCAGGCGACCCGCTTACCGATATTACCGTGATGGAGAAGGTGAAATTTGTGATGAAGGAGGGCACTGTGTACAAGAACGAGCTAGGTAAATAGCCTGTTTGGCTTCTTTCGAGCGAGCGTCATGCTGGTCTTGCTGAAGCAGTACGCAGCCAATACTTCAATAAACAGATATTCAGCCTTATAACAGCTACACGCGAGCTATTTCGCGTGGTTTGATACGGTAATCTTTTGCCCACAAAAAGCCCGGCTTCTGGTCGGGCTTTTGTCTATATTTAAGCACTACCTCAACCCTCTCCCATGGACCAGCGCATCATCAACTTATTTGACGAATACACCCACAAGCCCCTCTCCCGCAAGGAGTTCATGGAACGGCTTATAAGACTAACAGGTGGGGCGGCACTAGCTGCTGCTGCACTATCGGTGCTCGACCCTGGCTATGTGGAAGCTGCTACCATTCCCGAAGATGACAAGAACCTGACGATAGAGGAAGTAACCTGGCCCGGCGACAACGGCACGATGAAAGGCTACCTAGCCCGCCCAAAAGGCCGCAAAAAGGTAGGTTCGGTCATCGTCATTCACGAAAACCGCGGCCTAACGCCCCACATCAAAGACGTGACGCGGCGTGTGGCTAAGGCCGGCTACCTAGCTCTCGGCGTTGATGCGCTTTCGCCCCTAGGTGGCACGCCCGCCAACGAAGACGAAGGCCGCACGCTGATCGGTAAGCTCGACCCGCAGCAAAACCTAACCAACTACCTAGCAGCCCTCACTTACTTGCGGCAACGCAAAGACGGCAATGGACGCACCGGCTGCGTCGGGTTTTGCTGGGGCGGTGGGCTCGCCAACCAGCTGGCCGTGCACGATCCGCAGTTGAACGCGGCAGTGGCTTATTACGGGGCGCAGCCCAAGGCAGAAGATGTGCCTAACATCAGCGCCGCGCTCATGTTGCACTACGCCGGCCTCGATGAGCGCATCGACGCGGGCATTCCGGCTTACGAAGCCGCACTGAAAGCGGCTGGTGTCAAGTACCAGCTCTTCGTGTACGATGGTGTGCAGCATGCCTTCAACAACGACACCTCACCGGCACGCTACAACGCCGAAGCCGCCAAGCTAGCCTGGGACCGGACGCTACAGTTCTTTGGGGAGAAGCTAGGGGCATGAGTGCGCAGCTTCGCGAGAAACTAAAGTAAAGCCCAATTACTACATACAACAGAAGCCCCGCTAGATGCTAGCGGGGCTTCTGTTGTATACACCCTAGGTCAATTTTCTAATTACAAAGCGGCGGAGCTATCCTAGCTTGTGTAGCGCCGCTCCTGCCCCTACTGTGCATCGCGGTGCCCCTCCCCGAACGGTTAAATGTAGCTCTGTTGTTTACCGCGTTTTACTACTACCTGATAGTCAAGCACTAGCTCTTATCGGATTATAGATACGAGCTTCGTAACCGGGTAAAGTCCTATCAAATACCCACACCTTTCAGCTTAAGATGGATCATTTTGCTCCTCATAAGCCTGGGGATAGGCTCTAAAAACGAGCTGTAACCTTAATTATCCTACTAAATAATTGCATTATACTTACAAAATTTCACTTTTGCTTGCTATACCAATTGGTTCGTTATAACGTTGCCACGACCATCATTCAACTCATTATTGGTTAAGTACACCAATAACCCAAAATCAAAGTCGTTTTAGGTACCATCGTTTTGGTAGCGTGTGCCTACTTACACAAGAGCCACTCAATGAGGGCTTTTCCATCATTGCTTACCCCCTTATTTGCTGAGCAACTAGTCTCATCGAGCACACTGCGCTAGCCTTGGTCCTTATCAAGCGTTAGCCTTTTGGAAAACCTAGCGCGATAGGTTTACTCAGTAACATAAAACCACTCCCTCTAACAGGTAGCTCTTAGCAGAGCTTCAGAGAAGCTGTATGCTTTTTCTACTCCTGAGCGCCTCTTACCAAAACAACCTAGATCAGAAAACCACAGGAGTTTCGCGCATATCCTGTCATCCTTTCACCAGTCTTAACCGCTGTAAACTATGATCAAGCCTGGACTCTTACGCTTTATTCTCGCTTCACTTGTCGTCGTCTTCCATGTAGCGAGAGTAGTGTTCGTCGGCACACTGGCGGTTTATTGCTTCTTCATCCTGAGCGGGTACTGGATTTCGTTGATGTACGATAGCAAGTACAAGAAACTCGATTCGCCCCTGCAGGATTTCTACATGAGCAGAATCTACCGCTTGTTTCCGGTTTACTTCCTCTTTGCTATTCTGGCGGCGGTACTCGTCATGTTCTATGACCCAAGTGCCGTACATACGATCAACCATTTTTCTTTGGTGGAGAAAGCCCATTTTTGGTTTTCCAACCTCACGCTTCTAGGCTATAACCTGCTTCCCGTTCAACCCATTGCGCCGGCTTGGTCGCTGGATATAGAACTACAATTCTATATTCTTTTCCCGGTGATGTTGGTGTTCTTGAATAACAAAGCCAGCCGCATAGCCGCCGTTGTGTTCTTTGGGCTTGTAACCCTCGTCGTAGAAGTGTTTCTCAATAAATCTTTCCTCCACGAAACCGTAGCAGTCTACCTAGTTTACTTCATCATCGGTATTTGCCTGAACAAGGACGCTATTAGCTTCAACCGAAGAACTGAAGTTATCTGCACAGGCTTGTTCTTCCTAGTGTTGGCTGTGCACTATGCGGTACCTAGCTTATTTCAAGAGGTAAGAAATTCGTTTTCCTCTTACCACCTGCGCTTTAGCGAAACAGCTTGCTTGTTGTTGATTCCAATGCTAGCGAACAGCGTACGGGTAAAAAGCAACAAGCTTGACCGGAATTTGGGCGATATTTCCTACGTTCTTTACCTCTCACATTGGATCTGGTTTATTCCTTTCAACTACTACACGCAAAGCTTGAGCAGCATTCAGCGGCTGCCTTACATGGTGGTGTATCTGGTGCTTACCTTCAGCATGGCCTACGTGTTCTACGCCTATTACGACAGACCCATTGAAGAAAGAAGACGGCGTTTGGCTGAGCTAAGTAAAGCGCAGCCATCGGCTGCCTAGTCGTAGAAGCGTTTCCTGCCAAAGTCGGGCGGCTTCCCTAACCTAGGTCTACTGAAGTACCTAGGCTAGGGAAGCCGCACTGTTTCAGGAATTACTAAGTCAATTATTCCTGCGTAGCAGCCCAAAACAAAAAGCCCCGCCAGTAGCTAGCGGGGCTTTTTCATTCATCTTGCACTAGTTTACTGCGCCGGCTTCGCTACGGTTACAGGTTTGCGCGGAAGTTTTTGGTCACGCATGGCGGTGTTGTACACAAAGGAGGCCACCACCACCGAGGCCTGCTTTAGGTCTTCGGGCTGCAGGCGCTCGTAGGTATCCATGTTGGTGTGGTGGGTGCGGGTGTTATAATCGAGGCCATCCTGAATGAACTGGAAGCCTGGAATACCAACGGCGTCGAACGAGAGGTGGTCGGTGCCGCCCGTGTTGCGCGGCGTGATGGTCGTGGCACCTAGGTCAGCGAAGGGCTGGAGCCACGCGGTGAAAATGGGTCGCACGCCCTCGTTGCCCTGCAAGTAGATCCCGCGAATCTTGCCGGTACCGTTGTCAAGGTTGAAGTAGCCAGCTAGCTTTTCCTGCTCAGGCGTGGGCTTACCGGCTTCGCCAAAGTGGTTCTTCACGTAGTTTTTGGAGCCGTGCAAGCCTTCCTCCTCTTCCCCCCACAGGGCAATCCGAATGGTGCGCTTGGGCTTCACATTCAAGGCTTTCAAGATTCGAACGGCTTCCATCATCACGGCACAGCCGGCCGCGTTATCAGTAGCGCCGGTAGCGGCGTGCCATGAGTCGAGGTGACCACCTAGCATCACTACTTCGCTCTTCAGCTTCTTGTCGGTGCCCGTAATTTCGGCTACCACGTTGTAGCCTTTCAAATCCTGGGTCTGGAATTTTGTTTTGGTTTCCATCTCCACTTCCACCGGAATACCCGCTTCCACCAAACGAATTAGGCGCAGT
This Hymenobacter sp. GOD-10R DNA region includes the following protein-coding sequences:
- a CDS encoding dienelactone hydrolase family protein, which encodes MDQRIINLFDEYTHKPLSRKEFMERLIRLTGGAALAAAALSVLDPGYVEAATIPEDDKNLTIEEVTWPGDNGTMKGYLARPKGRKKVGSVIVIHENRGLTPHIKDVTRRVAKAGYLALGVDALSPLGGTPANEDEGRTLIGKLDPQQNLTNYLAALTYLRQRKDGNGRTGCVGFCWGGGLANQLAVHDPQLNAAVAYYGAQPKAEDVPNISAALMLHYAGLDERIDAGIPAYEAALKAAGVKYQLFVYDGVQHAFNNDTSPARYNAEAAKLAWDRTLQFFGEKLGA
- a CDS encoding amidohydrolase family protein — translated: MKQKVLFWLVLFTISCHALQAQHRLKAIKAGKVIDVVQGKVLTNQIILIDSTRIVDIGPSLQIPQGAEVIDLSNATVLPGLMDCHTHLSGEPGDNYYEDMFRKTPIDAAVVAHLYAKRTLEAGFTMVRDLGGSNLIDVSLRNAINAGTIPGPRMLVATFALSATGGHGDPTTGFSPNLAFKGNPDYTGVADGPEEIRKRVRNNVKFGADWIKVLATAGVLSEEGSAGAALYSLEELKAVVDEAHRWGRKVAAHAHGAEGIKLAVQAGVTSIEHGSLLDEEGIRMMKKNGTWLVADIYDDDYILSEYAKKGFPEKIIEKERSVGRLQRENFQKAVKAGVKVAYGTDAAVYPHGGNGKQFFYMVKFGLTPMQAIQSATINAADLLEWKDRTGSITKGKLADIVAVPGDPLTDITVMEKVKFVMKEGTVYKNELGK
- a CDS encoding acyltransferase — its product is MIKPGLLRFILASLVVVFHVARVVFVGTLAVYCFFILSGYWISLMYDSKYKKLDSPLQDFYMSRIYRLFPVYFLFAILAAVLVMFYDPSAVHTINHFSLVEKAHFWFSNLTLLGYNLLPVQPIAPAWSLDIELQFYILFPVMLVFLNNKASRIAAVVFFGLVTLVVEVFLNKSFLHETVAVYLVYFIIGICLNKDAISFNRRTEVICTGLFFLVLAVHYAVPSLFQEVRNSFSSYHLRFSETACLLLIPMLANSVRVKSNKLDRNLGDISYVLYLSHWIWFIPFNYYTQSLSSIQRLPYMVVYLVLTFSMAYVFYAYYDRPIEERRRRLAELSKAQPSAA